One genomic segment of Heliomicrobium undosum includes these proteins:
- a CDS encoding FtsB/FtsL family cell division protein, producing MKQATARVLDHFEDVRPASPPPEAPKVVPKVKVSGKNKRQVITAAFLVMACGITVVSQYAAVAFEAKTVNQLRSDLTKEKNALDHLRVDVNRLKSLERVETVAISKMGMQRPKYEKVLAISGATGAAKAGAAGATLAAASVSQGAEKTGEDRTQTAAADPEQAPVGDNPFAAAVTRFFQRITFGML from the coding sequence TTGAAACAAGCCACCGCCCGTGTGCTCGACCATTTCGAGGATGTACGGCCGGCATCGCCTCCGCCTGAAGCGCCGAAAGTCGTCCCGAAAGTGAAGGTCAGCGGAAAAAACAAGCGGCAGGTCATCACCGCCGCATTCTTGGTGATGGCCTGCGGGATCACTGTCGTTTCGCAGTATGCCGCCGTGGCCTTTGAGGCCAAGACGGTGAACCAGTTGCGCTCCGATCTGACGAAAGAGAAAAACGCCTTGGACCACCTGCGGGTAGATGTGAACCGGCTTAAATCGCTGGAGCGCGTGGAAACGGTGGCAATAAGTAAAATGGGCATGCAGAGGCCGAAATATGAAAAGGTGCTCGCCATCTCCGGAGCGACCGGGGCTGCCAAGGCGGGCGCGGCCGGGGCGACGCTCGCAGCGGCTAGCGTAAGCCAGGGGGCCGAGAAAACCGGTGAGGACAGAACACAAACTGCAGCGGCCGATCCGGAACAGGCGCCTGTCGGCGATAATCCCTTCGCTGCCGCCGTCACGCGCTTCTTTCAACGCATCACCTTTGGTATGCTCTGA